A region of Streptomyces sp. WMMC500 DNA encodes the following proteins:
- a CDS encoding M24 family metallopeptidase: MPEVHAARRTRLRSHCEAAGSDAVLVSRPANITYLTGCAPPGAVLLLGTGEDMLVRPGDPAQDPVGAPQPDDLRVHALGGPEGDAAVAATGLAAAGGATALAVEEHHLTVARHRALASVAPRLALTDLSRAVEQQRLVKDDEEIACLRIAAEIGDQALGELLESILVGRTERHLALELERRLVDHGAEGPAFPTAVGTGPHAGRAGHVPTDRRVEEGDFLTVCLGARYRGYRCEIGRTFVVGTAPDDWQIELYDLVFAAQRAGREALTPGAEYREVDRASRQVLTAAGHGDGVGPCTGHGVGLEIDEDPRLGPGAMGKLDARVPVTVEPGVHLPGRGGVRIDDTLVVRSPADGGPELLTITTKELLAL, translated from the coding sequence ATGCCCGAGGTGCACGCTGCCCGCCGTACCCGGCTGCGCTCTCACTGCGAGGCGGCCGGCAGCGACGCCGTGCTCGTCTCCAGGCCGGCGAACATCACCTACCTCACCGGCTGCGCCCCGCCCGGCGCGGTGCTGCTGCTCGGGACCGGCGAGGACATGCTCGTACGGCCCGGCGACCCCGCGCAGGACCCCGTCGGCGCTCCGCAGCCCGACGACCTGCGCGTCCACGCCCTCGGCGGCCCCGAGGGGGACGCCGCCGTCGCGGCCACGGGGCTCGCCGCCGCCGGCGGCGCCACCGCGCTGGCCGTCGAGGAGCACCACCTGACCGTGGCCAGGCACCGCGCCCTGGCCTCCGTCGCGCCCCGGCTCGCGCTGACCGACCTGTCCCGCGCCGTGGAGCAGCAGCGGCTCGTCAAGGACGACGAGGAGATCGCGTGCCTGCGGATCGCCGCCGAGATCGGCGACCAGGCGCTCGGCGAGCTGCTGGAGTCCATCCTCGTCGGCCGCACGGAACGGCACCTGGCGCTGGAGCTGGAGCGGCGTCTCGTCGACCACGGCGCCGAGGGCCCGGCGTTCCCCACCGCCGTCGGCACCGGGCCGCACGCCGGCCGCGCGGGGCACGTGCCGACCGACCGGCGGGTCGAGGAGGGCGACTTCCTCACCGTCTGCCTGGGTGCGCGCTACCGCGGCTACCGCTGCGAGATCGGCCGCACCTTCGTCGTCGGCACCGCCCCCGACGACTGGCAGATCGAGCTGTACGACCTGGTCTTCGCCGCGCAGCGGGCCGGCCGGGAGGCGCTGACGCCGGGCGCGGAGTACCGCGAGGTGGACCGGGCTTCGCGCCAGGTGCTCACCGCGGCAGGACACGGCGACGGCGTCGGGCCGTGCACCGGCCACGGGGTGGGACTCGAAATCGACGAGGACCCGCGGCTCGGCCCCGGGGCGATGGGTAAACTGGACGCTCGTGTGCCGGTCACCGTCGAGCCGGGAGTCCATCTCCCCGGCCGGGGCGGGGTCCGGATCGACGACACGCTCGTCGTCCGCTCGCCTGCGGACGGCGGTCCCGAGCTACTCACCATCACGACCAAGGAACTGCTCGCGCTCTGA
- the efp gene encoding elongation factor P encodes MATTNDLKNGLVLKLDGDQLWSVVEFQHVKPGKGPAFVRTKLKNVLSGKTVDKTFNAGVKVETANVDRRDMQYSYKDGEYFVFMDMETYDQLHVDPKTVGDTANYLLEGFDTTVALHEGTPLYVELPAAVELTIAQTDPGVQGDRSTGGTKPAELETGFSIQVPLFITTGEKIKVDTRSGEYLGRVSG; translated from the coding sequence GTGGCCACCACGAACGACCTCAAGAACGGCTTGGTGCTCAAGCTCGACGGCGACCAGCTCTGGTCCGTCGTCGAGTTCCAGCACGTCAAGCCCGGCAAGGGCCCTGCATTCGTCCGCACGAAGCTGAAGAACGTGCTCTCCGGCAAGACCGTCGACAAGACGTTCAACGCCGGGGTGAAGGTCGAGACGGCCAACGTCGACCGCAGGGACATGCAGTACTCGTACAAGGACGGCGAGTACTTCGTCTTCATGGACATGGAGACGTACGACCAGCTCCACGTCGACCCCAAGACCGTCGGCGACACCGCCAACTACCTGCTGGAGGGCTTCGACACGACCGTGGCGCTGCACGAGGGCACGCCGCTGTACGTCGAGCTGCCCGCGGCCGTCGAGCTGACCATCGCGCAGACCGACCCGGGCGTGCAGGGCGACCGCTCCACCGGCGGCACCAAGCCGGCCGAGCTGGAGACCGGCTTCTCCATCCAGGTCCCGCTGTTCATCACCACCGGCGAGAAGATCAAGGTCGACACCCGCTCCGGCGAGTACCTCGGCCGCGTGAGCGGCTGA
- a CDS encoding transcriptional regulator, giving the protein MSSEYAKQLGAKLRGIRTQQGLSLHGVEEKSQGRWKAVVVGSYERGDRAVTVQRLAELADFYGVPVQELLPGSAPGGAAEPPPKLVLDLERLAQIPAEKAGPLQRYAATIQSQRGDYNGKVLSIRQDDLRTLAVIYDQSPSVLTEQLIGWGVLDADARRAVVVHEDA; this is encoded by the coding sequence ATGTCCAGCGAATACGCCAAACAGCTCGGGGCCAAGCTCCGGGGCATCCGTACCCAGCAGGGCCTCTCACTGCACGGCGTGGAGGAGAAGTCCCAGGGGCGCTGGAAGGCCGTCGTCGTCGGGTCGTACGAGCGCGGGGACCGTGCGGTCACCGTGCAGCGGCTGGCCGAGCTGGCGGACTTCTACGGGGTGCCGGTCCAGGAGCTTCTCCCGGGTTCGGCGCCCGGCGGGGCGGCGGAGCCGCCGCCGAAGCTCGTGCTGGACCTGGAGCGCCTGGCCCAGATCCCCGCCGAGAAGGCGGGCCCGCTGCAGCGCTATGCCGCCACGATCCAGAGCCAGCGCGGGGACTACAACGGCAAGGTCCTCTCGATCCGCCAGGACGACCTGCGCACCCTCGCGGTGATCTACGACCAGTCGCCGTCGGTGCTGACCGAGCAGCTCATCGGCTGGGGCGTCCTGGACGCCGACGCCCGCCGCGCCGTCGTGGTGCACGAGGACGCCTGA
- the pyrR gene encoding bifunctional pyr operon transcriptional regulator/uracil phosphoribosyltransferase PyrR, which translates to MDTHGPDPARPVLEAPDIQRVLTRIAHEIVERTKGAPDVVLLGIPTRGVWLGHRLAAKLEEITGRKFGQSGVGSLDITMYRDDLRLGPPRALARTDIPAEGIDGRLVVLVDDVLFSGRTIRAALDALNDIGRPRAVQLAVLVDRGHRELPIRADYVGKNLPTSLRETVRVQLTEEDGRDAVLLGSK; encoded by the coding sequence ATGGACACGCACGGCCCTGACCCGGCGCGGCCCGTTCTGGAGGCGCCGGACATCCAGCGGGTGCTGACCCGCATCGCGCACGAGATCGTGGAGCGCACCAAAGGCGCCCCCGACGTGGTGCTCCTGGGCATTCCGACCCGCGGCGTGTGGCTCGGCCACCGGCTCGCCGCGAAGCTCGAAGAGATCACCGGCAGGAAGTTCGGCCAGTCGGGCGTCGGCTCGCTCGACATCACGATGTACCGCGACGATCTGCGCCTGGGCCCGCCCCGCGCGCTGGCGCGCACGGACATCCCCGCGGAGGGGATCGACGGCCGGCTGGTGGTGCTCGTGGACGACGTGCTCTTCTCCGGCCGCACGATCCGCGCGGCGCTCGACGCGCTGAACGACATCGGCAGACCGCGGGCGGTCCAGCTCGCCGTCCTCGTCGACCGCGGCCACCGCGAGCTGCCCATCCGCGCCGACTACGTCGGCAAGAACCTCCCCACGTCGCTGCGGGAGACGGTCCGCGTCCAGCTCACCGAGGAGGACGGCCGCGACGCCGTGCTGCTCGGCTCCAAGTAG